In Leptolyngbya sp. O-77, the genomic window AGCCCCTGCGACTCCATGCGGCTGGCGGTGTTCACGGTGTCGCCCCAGAGATCGTAGATAAATTTTTTCACGCCGATCACGCCCGCTACGACGGGGCCCGTGTTGATGCCGATCCGCATATTAAACGGCGTGTTGTTTGGCGTTTGAAATTGGGCGATCGCCCGCTGCATGTCCAGCGCCATATTGGCGATCGCCTCCAGATGGTCTTCCCGCTCGATGGGCAGCCCGCCCACCACCATGTAAGAATCGCCAATGGTTTTGATTTTCTCCAGTCCGTGCTGCTCTGCCAGCAGGTCAAATTTGGAAAAAACCTGATTCAGCAGCCGCACCATCTCCTCCGGCGGCACGCCCGCCGACAACTCCGTAAACCCGACAATATCGGCAAATAGCACCGTCACTTCTGGAAAATGCTCGGCGATTGTCTGCTGGTTTTGCTTTAACTGCTTCGCCACCGACTCCGGCAAAATATTGAGCAGCAACCGCTCCGATTTTTCCTGCTCTGCCTCTAGCGCCTGCCGTGCGCGAAATTCTGCCCGTTGCAGCCGTTCATAGAGAAACACTGACAGGTTGCAAATCGCGCAAAACCAAAACAGATACAGCCACAGCGTCGCATCCCACATCGACCCCGCCGCTTCGCCTAATCCCAGCAGCGAGTTCACAATCAGGTAATAACCCAGCAGCCCTGCCTGGGCCATCAGGTGCAACGGCCAGCGCATGGGCAGCAGCGTCGCCTGCACCAAAAACACCAGCGTCCAGGCAAACACGCCGGGAAATGCCACGCCTCGCAGCGTTGCCCAAATCTGCTCGATCAGCGTGATCGACCAGGAACAGCCCAAAAAAATCAGCGCTGGATAGCGCCGCCCGATCTTGCCCCGATGGAGAATCAGGCATAGCACCAGCCCTAGTAAGGATGCACCCGCCATCGCAAACCAGCTTGGCGGAACCGTACTGCGATTGACCAAAACCAAAAGCACCCGCAGCAGAATAAACGTGAGATAAGCCAGAATCCCAATTCGCAGCGACAAACTCAGCCGTCGCCGCATAAAGCTCTGCTGCCACTCCAGATAGGCGGGATCTTCGTTGCCAAGGTCTGAGGGGAAGAGGGCTTCCCGAAATACGCTGGGCAGTTGGTGGAGGCGTTGAGTCAGCGACGAAAGGTTCACAGAACGCGGCTGGGGGAGAGGAGGTTCGGGGGGACGGAGACTCAACAAAAACTTAATGAGTATTGGCAGATGAGTATTGGCAGTAGGTGGGCAGCCAAATCGCAGACGCTTAAATGGCGCTTAATACAGACGCTTAAATCACAGACGCTTAACTGTAAAGGCTGATCCCAGTTCAGTTTGGATGAGTGATTCGCTTGAGCTATTCGTTCAGTGGCATCAGCCGCAGGGCTTGCTGAAATTCAGCTAGTTCGTCACGATGCCCAGTCACCACCAGCAGCGGCCCACGAATTTCAAGAGCGGCATCAGGGGTCAGATCGGCAATTTTTAGCGACACCTGCTCGGGTCGGGTAGATCGTTTCCAGTAGAATACCCCCGCCAGCGGAGCCAACAGCACCAATCCTAAAAATAGGTTGCCAACCGTGGGAAACAAAAACGAGAAGACAAGGGACAGGCACAGTAGCCCTACCGCAGCGAGAACCGAAAGAAAAATAGCCAGAAATGTGCTGGCGCGAACCAGTCCCTCATAGGTCACTTGGTTCTGGGCGGCATCCACGGCGGCGATGCGATAAGCCCGCTGGGTGAAGTATTGCTGGATGGCTTCGAGTAGGTCTTCCTCTGGGCGATCGCCCACCAGCCTTGCAACCTCAATCCGATCTTTGGTCGAAGCCCGAATAAAGAACAATAAACCTATTGCGAGTAATACGGTCAGCAGTGCAGTAGACGACAAGACCGGAAGTTCCATACACCTTAGCCAGGTTCTCTCTTGAAGGACATTGCTGTGGGGGTTAGATCCGCCCCCTTTAATGTACGAAAGATTGTGCCCTGATGGGTGATTTGGCCACAGTTCGCAGTCGGGGTCGAGTGGCTAAGAGTCAAAACAATGGCAAAAGCAGAGTAGCCGTCTGTGCAGCCACTCTGCAATCATTCTCGCAACCAGGCGGAATGCATAGGAAATCTCAGGTAAAAATCGTAGGGGTAATGATGATTGCTTAATTAAGACATAGGCTGAACGAGATCAATCAATTCATCATCAATCAATTCATCGTCAATCAACCTATCAGCCCCTACACAGCGATGGGATGCTCTGCTGAATTAGTCGGATGAATTAGTCGGATACGCCCACAGGAACGGTGGCATTGTTCTGGGTGTAGCTTTCCCACAGGCGGGACAGTTCCTCAGCGCGATCACGCCATTCGGGGGTAATTTGATACATCCGACGAGGACGACCGCGGCCTTCCACCTTCTTCCAATAGCCGATCACGGCGGCTCCATCTTCCAGAAACTTGAGGGCGCTATAGAGTACCGTATCCGACAGCCGATAGGCAGGATATTCCGTCTCTAGCAGGCTAATGAGCTCCGTGCCGTAGGAGTCCTGCTTGAGCAGCACAGACAGCACGTAGCACACCGCCAATTCCTTGTTCAGGTAGAACGGTGGCGGATTCTTGAAGAACTTGTAGATTTCGTCGAGTGTGGTTGTCATAAGGCTCAGCCCAATCACGCAAAACTAAAGGTTGTGGACAACTCTCCTGAGAGAGCCTAGAAAATACGTCGGAAGAGTGAAGTCTCAACAAGAGAGACACAGTTGGAAGTACGCTTGCCTTTGCCAATGCGCTCCAGGAACTCAAAGCACGTCGCCTGCCGAAATTACAGGCACAGACAAAGACCACAGAAGGGAAGACGGATGAGGGCGATCGCAGTTTGCCCATTGTTGTAGCCAACATTTAAGTAGACAGCGTTTAATCCTCAGACAGTTCCAAAAAACCTGCTTTAGTGTCACAAGTTTATCGGCAATATCCACAGGGCGGCTGTACTCAAAGTGACTCAGTACAATCTCATCTGCGACCCCAATCATCGACTGGAACAAAAACACAGTCCTCGCTGATAAAGCATGGAGCCATTTTGTGTAGGCAGATTGCGAGGTCTGCATACCGATGATTCTAGCCAGCCAGACAAAAATTGGCCCTCATTCTCTGGAGGTATTTGCTCTCAAGAGCAAGTATCTGGATATTGGATCTTAGTATCATAAGACGACATCCTGCAATCGGGTGATTTCAGAAATCTTAAGTATCAAATTTGCTACACCAGACCAGCCCTAAGAGCCACGACCGCGGCCTGCACGCGATCATCTACCGCAAGCTTGTTCATAATGCCGCGTACATGGGTTTTCACGGTGTTAGGGCTGAGGTAGAGCGCAGTGGCGATTTCAGGATTGCTCCGCCCTTCGACCATCAGCTTTAGCACTTCTAGCTCCCGCTGAGAGAGCTGCCCAACGGCGATCGCATCTGCGGCACTGGTGGGCGATTTGAGGTGATCCATCACCAGTCGGGCGACTAGTGGGTCGAGATAGCTGGCTCCCTCCCGTGCCGCCTCAATGGCTGCTAGCAGGCGCTCGACGGTCGTTCCCTTGACGCAATAGGCATCGGCCCCAGCTGACAGGGCCGCGATCACCTCATTTTCGGTGGTGTGAGATGTGAGCATGACAACTCGCACCTCAGGCAGAGATTCTTTGATCTTTTGCGTTGCGGCAATGCCGTCCATGCGGGGCAGCCCGATGTCCATTACCACGATATCGGGCTTGAGCTTCAGGGTTTCTTCTACTGCAAAATAGCCGTCATCAGCCCGACCCACGACCTGGATGCCCGGTTGGTTGCTCAAAGACTGCTCCAACCCAAGCTGCATCATGGGGTCGTCTTCCACGATTAAAACCCGCACCAGTGTTTGATTTGATGCTTGACTTGAGGCTTCACTCACACTGACTTCCTCCCTCAATCGCCAGATTTCTATGCCAGATTCCCAGACTAAGGCTATGACAGGCGGATATCCCTGTATCAGTAGTCTAGCGGCCTTAGAGCGAATTAAGGAACTTTAATAGTGCAGTGCGATCGCCCTCTGGCATAGTTCTAAATGCCTCGCGAGCGGATGCTGCCTCGCCCCCATGCCATAGGATAGCTTCTGCTAGCGTGCGGGCGCGACCATCGTGCAAATAGCCAGAATAGGGCAAAACGGTTTGCACCAGCCCAATGCCCCACAGCGGCGGCGTGCGCCACTCCTGCCCGGTTGCCCGAAAATCGGGACGATGGTCGGCCAGCCCTTCGCCCAGATCGTGCAGCAGCAAGTCGGTGTAGGGATGGATAGTCTGGTTTTGTAGCGCTGGAATTTCGTGCGGCCCAGTGTTTAGCGTTGGCACATGGCAGCCCGCACAATTCGCTGCATTAAACAGGCGCTCTCCTTGCAGCACCTGGGGATCTTGGCGTTGCGTGGGTGCAGGCACTGCCAGCGTTTGCACGTAAACCGTATTGGCCTTCAGCGTATCGGCATCAACCTCGTAGGAGCCATCAGGTTCCGGAAACAGGGGATTCGTCACGCCCATATCGTTGATATAGGCAGAGGCCCCTTGCTGAAGCAGGGTGGGATTGTTAGCCTTCCAGCCAAAGCGTCCCAGTTTCTCGCTGTGTTGTTCCACATCCCACACGAAATTCGGGCGGCCTGAAATGCCGTCTTGATTGGCATCTTCGGGATCGGCGAGCGCCAAAATTTCTGCCTCAGGGACGGCTTCTAGCAAACCTGTGCCAAATACGGGCGATGGGATGCGGGGCGACACGAGGATCTGTGACGGCAGGGGATCGCCGCTGGGCAACGTGATGTCGAACTGGGGCGATCGCAGCGAGTAGGGCGTTCCGTCGGCATAGGTTCCTGGTTGCTCTTGCCAGCGCAGTTTGACCTGCGCTTCGGGCAGGTAGCCATAGACTGCCTGATCCTGGATTTGTGTGCCAATGCCTGGCACGGGCGGCGCATTGCCCAGGCTGACCGAGGCCTCCAGGTGAGCATTGGCTTGCAGCACAGGTGCAGCCTCAGTCGGAGTGGACAGCACAGCTTCCGGCGAATCGAGCAAGCCCTGACGAGGCAGGCTGACTCGCAGCAAAAGCTGTCCAGGAACGGGCATTCCCCGCCCATCTCGAATGTGACATCCGGCGCAGGACGTGTTGTTAAACAAGGGGCCCAGTCCGCCATTGACCGGGGCCGGCGGCGTGACAAAGGCCGCTTCAAAGTGGCGATCGCCCACTTGATGCAGCGCTAGCCACTCGCGGCTGAGGTTGGGCGCAGGTTGGGAATAGCCCTGAGAAGTGCGGTTTTGAATCGTGGTATCACCACCCGCCAGGATCAGGGGCGACTGGGCCCAGCCCGTACCATGCAGCAGCAGCGAGGCCAGCACGCCTGCAATGGCAGAAAGGAGGGCGATCGCCCCAAATTGTCTTCTGGCGCGACGCAACCCAGCAATACGAGCTATTAAACGAGCCATCACTCTAATCACTCCTGCACCAGTGGCATAATCCACTGCTCAAACACGCCCCGCAGCGTCAGCAGCGAATCCCGCGCCGCTGCAATTCGGGGCTTTGCAGCCGGGTCACAGAGGGTTGTTTCGATAGGGCCAGGAATCGCCTTGACGGCTGATTCTGCGGCCAGCAGATATTGCCGCACCTGAGCATCCAGGGCTGGATCAATGCTGGCGACATAGCGGCTGAGGCTGTGGCGACCGGGGCGGCTGGCGCTGCCTGCAAAATAGGTCAACTCTACGCTGCGGAGGTTTTGATAAAAATCCTGAAGCGAACTGTGGCTAAAGCGGCTTTCCAGCAAGAAGGGATTTTGAGCATCCAGGGCCTCGCCAATTTTGACCGCGCCCAACTCATCCAGAATATCGATGATGCCCTGCAC contains:
- a CDS encoding cofactor assembly of complex C subunit B → MELPVLSSTALLTVLLAIGLLFFIRASTKDRIEVARLVGDRPEEDLLEAIQQYFTQRAYRIAAVDAAQNQVTYEGLVRASTFLAIFLSVLAAVGLLCLSLVFSFLFPTVGNLFLGLVLLAPLAGVFYWKRSTRPEQVSLKIADLTPDAALEIRGPLLVVTGHRDELAEFQQALRLMPLNE
- a CDS encoding adenylate/guanylate cyclase domain-containing protein; its protein translation is MNLSSLTQRLHQLPSVFREALFPSDLGNEDPAYLEWQQSFMRRRLSLSLRIGILAYLTFILLRVLLVLVNRSTVPPSWFAMAGASLLGLVLCLILHRGKIGRRYPALIFLGCSWSITLIEQIWATLRGVAFPGVFAWTLVFLVQATLLPMRWPLHLMAQAGLLGYYLIVNSLLGLGEAAGSMWDATLWLYLFWFCAICNLSVFLYERLQRAEFRARQALEAEQEKSERLLLNILPESVAKQLKQNQQTIAEHFPEVTVLFADIVGFTELSAGVPPEEMVRLLNQVFSKFDLLAEQHGLEKIKTIGDSYMVVGGLPIEREDHLEAIANMALDMQRAIAQFQTPNNTPFNMRIGINTGPVVAGVIGVKKFIYDLWGDTVNTASRMESQGLPGMIQVTEAVYVRLCDRYEFKERGTIYVKGKGQMKTYLLLRRAD
- a CDS encoding response regulator; this encodes MSEASSQASNQTLVRVLIVEDDPMMQLGLEQSLSNQPGIQVVGRADDGYFAVEETLKLKPDIVVMDIGLPRMDGIAATQKIKESLPEVRVVMLTSHTTENEVIAALSAGADAYCVKGTTVERLLAAIEAAREGASYLDPLVARLVMDHLKSPTSAADAIAVGQLSQRELEVLKLMVEGRSNPEIATALYLSPNTVKTHVRGIMNKLAVDDRVQAAVVALRAGLV
- a CDS encoding di-heme oxidoredictase family protein, translated to MARLIARIAGLRRARRQFGAIALLSAIAGVLASLLLHGTGWAQSPLILAGGDTTIQNRTSQGYSQPAPNLSREWLALHQVGDRHFEAAFVTPPAPVNGGLGPLFNNTSCAGCHIRDGRGMPVPGQLLLRVSLPRQGLLDSPEAVLSTPTEAAPVLQANAHLEASVSLGNAPPVPGIGTQIQDQAVYGYLPEAQVKLRWQEQPGTYADGTPYSLRSPQFDITLPSGDPLPSQILVSPRIPSPVFGTGLLEAVPEAEILALADPEDANQDGISGRPNFVWDVEQHSEKLGRFGWKANNPTLLQQGASAYINDMGVTNPLFPEPDGSYEVDADTLKANTVYVQTLAVPAPTQRQDPQVLQGERLFNAANCAGCHVPTLNTGPHEIPALQNQTIHPYTDLLLHDLGEGLADHRPDFRATGQEWRTPPLWGIGLVQTVLPYSGYLHDGRARTLAEAILWHGGEAASAREAFRTMPEGDRTALLKFLNSL
- a CDS encoding PadR family transcriptional regulator → MTTTLDEIYKFFKNPPPFYLNKELAVCYVLSVLLKQDSYGTELISLLETEYPAYRLSDTVLYSALKFLEDGAAVIGYWKKVEGRGRPRRMYQITPEWRDRAEELSRLWESYTQNNATVPVGVSD